Genomic window (Candidatus Gracilibacteria bacterium):
CTTCATTTTGTCTGTTTTCCAGAGAGAAGAATACCACATCGTGCGTATCAGAGAGTATTCGGAATGACATTCGCCACCAGAGTATACGAAAAGAAAGGCTTTCTCTTAGATAAAACCTTTCTCACTTCTCTTTCATTTAAACGATGGAGTTTCGAAATCATGATAAATTAGCCACGAAAACGTTCTGTAAGGCCAGGGAAGGTAATAATACGTGCATTTCCACCAGCAACATTGTGGTGTTTACTTTTTCCACGAACATTTTTGAATCGGTTTGGATAGCTGACAGCGAGAACATGACGTCCTTTTCTACGACGAGCGCGAAGAACCTTTTGTCCATCTACAGTACTCTTGCGAGCGAGAAATCCGTGAACACGGAGACGTTTTCTTTTTTTGAATTTTCCTATCATATGCCTGTATTTTTTAAAAAAGCTCGTGGATTATATAGAATCTCTGAATGAAGTCAAAGTTTTTTTCGAAATCAATATTTATTGTTTAGTAAGACCATTTTCTTCTGACCAAGAAGATTCCGAGGAGTGCTGAAATGATAACAAGAAGTGCAATCTGTCCAGGTCCAGTTTGAACTTTTGATACCTTTGTCATATCTGCTGATTCCGTTGTATCATCACAGAGTGCCTTGACACCGAAGTCTTCCTGTATCACTGAACCTGATGAGAGAAAAAGCGTGTAGCTTGTATCTTTTGTATTCTGAATGAATTCAGGATCTCCCGATGCTGTGAATTTGTAGATATTGTATGAGACCGCACCAGTGACACTGAGCCATGAGAGAACACTTTTATCCGCAGAAGTTTTTACGAGCACTTCTCCGACATTTTCGATAGTACATCCTGGTGTTCCTATCGTTGCTGTGAGTGGCTCTGAGGCGAAGTTTGTTATCAGTGATTGGTCTGCCTTTACTCCAAATATACGGAATGTATATTGTCTTGGATCAAGTTTATCAATATACCAAGTATATGTTCCAGATGCTGTGAGAATATTTTTTGCATCTTTTGTGAGGACTTGTTCTGAGAGACTATCAGCGTTCATTCCATAAGCAATCTTGAATTTTGCGAGATCTGCAGGAGGATTTTCTACCTCGAAAGTAAATATGACTTTTGTTCCAATAGTTTCTGTTTTTACATTCACGAATTTCGGTGTTGTAACTGTTGTTTTCTCGGTAACAGTGAGGGTAGCCACATTTGCCTTTGAGATTCATTGTGAGAGATTATTCTTGAGTGTCACACTGAGAGGATAGGCTCCTGATTTTGTCGGCGCGAGAGTGGTTCCGATATATTTCCCAGCAGTTGATTCCTTGAGTTCTATCACGCTTCCATCGAGATTCACATTCACTTCCGTGAGTCCTGGATCAGCTTCTACCATGAATGTCACCCCTGTACTTGCTTCGACGGTTGAACCCGGAGTGATAGTGAGATTGATAAATGCAGGATCAGTACTATTCATACTAAAACGAACTTGCGCGGTTCCTATGACGGTATTTGTTCCATCCAGCAGTTCTACTGTGATGATATTTGATTGTTGCGTAAGAGTCGGGAGAGTTTTGCTATAGAGTCCATCATCGCCCGTTACGACCGTTGCGATATCTGAACCATTGAGTTTGATATTGACTTTGCTATTCTTTTTCCCATATCCACTTATAGTTATGAGATCTTTTGCATTCAGAATAGCGTTGTTCTCAGGAGTAATAATAGTGATACTTTCTCCTGAATTTGTAGGAGTTACAGTTGTTGTTGCCTCGACTCGAATAGTCTTTTTCCCAGAAGCATCTTCTATTGCATCGGATACTTCCAGAGTTTGTTCTCCGGCTTTCTTGAATATTACAGCTTTACTGAGAGTTTTGACACCACTATCGCTCTCTGTGAACTGAATTGCTTTTCCCTGACTGGGGAGAGTAGCATTGTAGTCAGATGCTTGGAAAAATATCGAACCTCGATAGGTTGGAATAATTTTATCATCTTTGTCTCGAGCCTCCACCGTGATATCGATTGCTTCACCAACTTTTGTCGAATCTGCACCAATAAGTGCAAAATGATCAATTTTCTGAGTAACAGTATCAGCTGCCCACACAGCTATTGATCCCCCGATACAACTTAAGAGAAGGAGGAATTTGAGAAAAAAAGATTTCATAACAATGAAAAATAAGAGAATACACCCCAGAAGTGCAATTCATTCAGTCTAGGAGTTTTCTGCATGATATGCAGAATCGAGATGAATGCAAGAAAAATTTTCCCAATTTCGTCCTTCTGGAAGCGATCGCTGAGAGGTCATGATGACTTGATCGGCTTCGAATGATTGTATGAGTTTTTCGGCGTACTGTAAGTCGAGCTCAGCAAATACGTCATCAAAGAGAAGTATAATAGGAAGATGGACTTGTTTTTTGAGAAAGAGAATCTCTATTTGCTTCAGCGCAAGCAGGAGCATTTTGTTTTCTCCGCGAGAAAGAAAGAGTGCATTTTCTGTTGCAATTTCATCAGCATTTGTTCCTATTAAGAAAGAAAAATCATCCAAGTGTGGACCAATGTGTGTATGTCCAGTGATAATATCTCGTTCTCTATTTTCATCGAGATAGCGTGTTAATGATTCTTCTACAGAAAGTCCATACTCTCGACATTTTTCTTCTATTTTGCAAGTATATGTATGTGTGATGGAATATTTGGGGAGATAGGATTGAATATACTCTATATATTCATCGACAAAATCGCGCCACTTCATCCGATAAAGATGATAAATATGAGCTTTCTCCACAAAAAGCGCGTTCCAATAAGAGAGGTTACTTCGTTCCGCTTCACCTTCTCGAATTTTCTTCAGTAGTGCATTTCTCTGTCGAACGATATTCTCATATTCACGACGTACACTGCGGAATTGTCCGAAAGCACGCTCGAGAATGCTATCGAGCATATCACGCCTTATACTCGGAGCAAAATAAAAAAGATTCATATCGAATGGTGATACAAAAACCGTTCGATATGGAATATTGGCATTGTATTTCGCTCCTGAAATAGCTTTCCCTTGAATTTTATAAATATCTTTCTTTTCTTTTCGTTCGCGCGAATAGGTCTTGATTCCTGCTTCTTCTTGGTATCCGATTTCGAATGCAGAATCTTCATAGCGTGGCGCTTGGATATAGTGCAATGACCCACCACTCGCGAGGTGAATCGCTTCGAGAATATGTGTTTTCCCAGATCCATTTCCGCCGACGATGCAGTTGTATTTCTCGAGGGCAATACGAGCATCATGGTATCATCGAAAATTATGAATGTGGAACGATGTAATCATGAAAATACGTTTCTAAAATGAACATTCCGGGACAAGCCCGGAATGAGAGAAGATATGTTTTCCTATTTCTTCTTGGTAATGTCGATCAGAAGAGGAGATGCGATACAGATAGACGAATAGGTACCAACGAGTGTACCGAAGAGAAGTGCGAGGGTGAATCCCTTCAGACTCTCAGGCCCAAAGAGAAACATCGCGAGAACAACGATAAACACCGTGAGGGAAGTAAAGAGGGAACGACGCATAGTATCATGAATTGCCTTATCGATCATTTCCGCGAATGAGAGTTTTTTGTTCGCTCCTTCATGAAGCGTAGAACGAATACGATCCATTACCACAATAGTATCATTGATAGAATAACCGAGAATTGTGAGCATTGCTGTCAGGAGGAATGTATCGATCTTGAATTGTGGGAAGAAAAACGATGTTATCACGTACAATCCAAAGGC
Coding sequences:
- a CDS encoding AAA family ATPase — translated: MITSFHIHNFRGYHDARIALEKYNCIVGGNGSGKTHILEAIHLASGGSLHYIQAPRYEDSAFEIGYQEEAGIKTYSRERKEKKDIYKIQGKAISGAKYNANIPYRTVFVSPFDMNLFYFAPSIRRDMLDSILERAFGQFRSVRREYENIVRQRNALLKKIREGEAERSNLSYWNALFVEKAHIYHLYRMKWRDFVDEYIEYIQSYLPKYSITHTYTCKIEEKCREYGLSVEESLTRYLDENRERDIITGHTHIGPHLDDFSFLIGTNADEIATENALFLSRGENKMLLLALKQIEILFLKKQVHLPIILLFDDVFAELDLQYAEKLIQSFEADQVIMTSQRSLPEGRNWENFSCIHLDSAYHAENS